GCCCTTACCTACGGGCTGCTCAACTTTGTAGCGGTTTTGATTATCGCCTGCCCCTGCGCCCTGGGCTTGGCCACCCCCACTTCCATCATGGTAGGAACCGGCAAGGGGGCGGAGAACGGGGTTTTGATTCGCGGGGGGGAAGCGCTGGAAACCGCCCATAAGATCACCGACGTTGTGATGGATAAGACAGGAACGCTGACCAAAGGCCAACCCTCGATTACGGATATTGTTCCGTTTAACGGTCAGAGGGAAGAGGAAATCTTGCGCTATGCCGCCTCGGCAGAGAAGGGTTCGGAGCATCCTTTGGGAGAGGCGATTGTCAACCGAGCCAAAGAAAAGAACATCCCTTTAATCGATCCCAAAGATTTTAAAGCGATTGCCGGTCATGGAATTGAGGCCACCATCGATAACAAGTCGGTCCTGATGGGGAATGCCAAATTGATGAATGATCGAGGGATATCTTTGGGGGATCTCGGAGGGAAGGCCGAAGAACTATCCCATCAGGGAAAGACCCCTATGTTTGTGGCCATCGACCAAAACCCGGCCGGCATCATCGCCGTGGCCGACACCCTGAAGGAAAATTCTCAGGAGGCCGTGAAGGCCCTCCAGAAGATGGGGATCGAGGTGGTGATGATTACCGGAGATAACCGGAGGACGGCTGAGGCCATCGGGAGGCAGATCGGAATCGGCCGAGTCCTGGCCGAAGTTCTCCCAGAGGGGAAAGCGAATGAGGTGAAAAAACTTCAGGCTGAAGGAAAGAAGGTGGCTATGGTGGGAGATGGCATCAACGATGCTCCGGCTCTGGCTCAGGCGGACGTAGGGATTGCCATCGGAACCGGAACCGATGTGGCCATGGAATCCGCGGATATCACCTTGATCAGCGGTGATCTACGGGGGGTCGTGACGGCCATTGCCCTCAGCAAAGCCACTCTCAGAAACATCAAGCAGAACCTCTTTTGGGCTTTTGCTTACAACTCTATCTTGATCCCAGTTGCGGCCGGCGTTCTCTTCCCTTTCTTCGGCATTCTTCTGAATCCTATTTATGCCGCGGCCGCCATGGGGCTTTCTTCGGTAACCGTTGTGTCCAATGCCTTGAGGTTGAGAAGGTTCAGGTCGCCGATGGGGGGATCGCCTTATTTTCGGGCGTAAAAATGATTGCGAATCAAAAGGTTGAGATTCAATTTTTGTAAAAGGGAAGAAGCCCTCAGGAGGGGCAGGGTATCTTTTTGCCAGCTCGACCATCTGAAGAAATGATTGCAGATTCTCTACAAGGGTATTGAATGGGGAAGAGGCAGATAAAGTTCTTCATAAGGAGGAAGACAGTGGAAAAAGCTAAAATTCAAGGAATGACTTGCCAGCATTGTGTGATGTCCGTAACCAAAGCATTGAGCTCGATCCCCGGTCTTACGAACCTACGGGTAAATTTGGTGAAGGGGGAGGCTACCTTTGAAAATCCTCAGAACGTTTCCCCGGAAAAAATCCGCAAGACCATCGAGGATGCTGGATATAAGGTCGTCGAATAAAATGGTTTTAAAATGCTTTTCTTGCCTCCCTTCACTTTTATATTTCTTTAGTATTTTCGATCCGATGGAGGCAGGAAGATGCTTCCTTCTCCCCAATCTTTAGGAATTTATAACTGAATATACAAAGTGAAGGAGGGCGAGAATGCTTTTATCTTGACATTTTTAATAAAGTTTTATATAAGGAGCCCATATCGGCGGGAGGGTGTTATGAAATTAT
Above is a genomic segment from Deltaproteobacteria bacterium containing:
- a CDS encoding heavy metal translocating P-type ATPase; this translates as ALTYGLLNFVAVLIIACPCALGLATPTSIMVGTGKGAENGVLIRGGEALETAHKITDVVMDKTGTLTKGQPSITDIVPFNGQREEEILRYAASAEKGSEHPLGEAIVNRAKEKNIPLIDPKDFKAIAGHGIEATIDNKSVLMGNAKLMNDRGISLGDLGGKAEELSHQGKTPMFVAIDQNPAGIIAVADTLKENSQEAVKALQKMGIEVVMITGDNRRTAEAIGRQIGIGRVLAEVLPEGKANEVKKLQAEGKKVAMVGDGINDAPALAQADVGIAIGTGTDVAMESADITLISGDLRGVVTAIALSKATLRNIKQNLFWAFAYNSILIPVAAGVLFPFFGILLNPIYAAAAMGLSSVTVVSNALRLRRFRSPMGGSPYFRA
- a CDS encoding heavy metal-associated domain-containing protein encodes the protein MEKAKIQGMTCQHCVMSVTKALSSIPGLTNLRVNLVKGEATFENPQNVSPEKIRKTIEDAGYKVVE